Within Fusobacterium periodonticum ATCC 33693, the genomic segment AAGGAGCAAAATTAATATTAGGTTCAGCCACTCCTTCAATAGAAAGCTACTATTATGCAAAATCAGGAATTTATGAACTTTTAAATTTAGATAAAAGATTTGCTAATGCTGAATTACCTGATATAGAAATAGTAGATATGAAACAAGAAGATGATTTATTCTTTAGTAAAACTCTTCTTGAAGAAATAAAAAATACTCTATTAAGAGACGAACAAGTTATATTGTTACTTAATAGAAAAGGATATTCAACATATATTCAGTGTAAAGATTGTGGCTATGTTGAAGAATGTGATAATTGCTCAATAAAAATGAGCTACTATAAGAGTCTAAATAAATATAAGTGTAATTACTGTGGTAGGCAGATACACTATACAGGAAAATGCTCAAAGTGTGGAAGCACAAATTTAATTCATAGTGGTAAAGGAATTGAAAGAGTAGAAGAAGAGTTAAGAAAGTATTTTGATGTTCCTATGGTAAAAGTAGATAGTGATTTATCTAAAAATAAAGACAACTTCTCTAAAATATATAAAGATTTTTTGAATAAAAAATATAGTATTTTAATAGGGACACAGATAATTGCTAAGGGCTTACACTTTCCAGATGTAACCTTAGTTGGAGTTATAAACTCAGATATAATTTTAAACTTTCCAGATTTTAGGTCAGGAGAAAAAACTTTTCAGTTACTTACTCAAGTTTCTGGAAGGGCAGGTCGGGCTGGTAAAAAAGGAAAAGTTATAATACAAACCTATGAGCCAGAAAACAATGTTATAAAAGATAGTAAAGAAGAAAATTACGAATTATTCTATAATAGGGAAATAAATTCAAGAAAAATTTTTTCCTATCCTCCTTTTTCAAAGATTTTGAATATAGGTTTTAGTTCTGAAGATGAAAAAAGACTTATAGAAGTTTCTAGGGAGTTCTATGAGGAAATAAAAAATCAGGATATAGAGCTGTATGGACCTATGCCAAGTATGGTATACAAAGTTCAAAAAAGATATAGAATGAATATCTTTGCTAAAGGAAGTAGAGCAAAAATAGATATGTTTAAAAGATATCTTAAGAAAAAATTAGATGAATTTAATGATGGAAAAGTTAGAATAGTTGTGGATATAGATCCGATAAATTTAATGTAGGGAGATAATATGGTTTTTGAAATAAGAAAATATGGTGATGATATTTTAAAACAAATTGCTAAAGAAGTAGAACTAAGTGAAATAAATGATGAATTTAGAAAATTCTTAGATGATATGGTTGAAACTATGTATGAAACAGATGGTATAGGTCTTGCTGCACCACAGGTTGGAGTAAGTAAAAGAATTTTTGTTTGTGATGATGGGACAGGAAAAATAAGAAAGCTAATAAACCCTATCATAGAACCTTTAACAGAAGAAACTCAAGAATTTGAAGAAGGTTGCCTATCAGTACCAGGAATATATAAAAAAGTTGAAAGACCTAAGAAGGTAATGTTAAAATATATAAATGAAAATGGTGAAGCTGTAGAAGAAATCGCTGAAGATTTACTAGCAGTTGTAGTTCAACATGAAAATGATCATTTAAATGGCATTTTATTTGTTGAAAAGATTTCTCCTATGGCAAAAAGACTTATTGCAAAGAAACTAGCTAATATGAAAAAAGAAACAAAAAGGATAATGGAAGAAAATGAGTAAAAGATTAGGTTGGCTTCTACTGATAATGTTTTTGGTTTTGATGACTTTTAATGTTACTTCTCAAATAAAACATAATATGTCAAAAAAAAATAGTATCCAAGAAGAAATAAAAATAGTTAATAAAAAAATTGAAGAAACAACAGCTAATATAGCTAAATATGATAGAAAAATTGAATCTTTAGATGATGATTTTGAAAAAGAAAGAGTAGCAAGAAATATGTTCCAAATGGTAAAAGATGATGAAGTAATCTACAAATATGTAGAAAAAGATAATAATCCAAATAGTATTAAGGAGGAAAAATGAAAAGAGAACTAGCACTAGAATTTGCAAGAGTAACAGAAGCTGCAGCATTAGCAGCACATAAGTGGGTTGGTAGAGGAAAAAAAGAATCAGCTGACCAAGCAGGTGTAGATGCTATGAGGACTATGCTTAATAGACTTGCTATTGATGGAGAAATAGTTATAGGAGAAGGAGAAATAGATGAAGCTCCTATGCTATATATTGGAGAAAAAGTTGGATTAATTTACAATGAAGAGGAAAAAGATTCTGCAACTTATGTTGATCCTGTTGATATTGCTGTTGATCCTGTTGAAGGAACAAGAATGACAGCACAAGGACAACCAAATGCTATAACAGTGTTAGCAGTTGGTAAAAAAGGAAGTTTCTTAAAAGCTCCTGATATGTATATGGAAAAAATAATTGTTGGACCTGAAGCAAAGGGGAAAATAGATTTATCTAAACCACTTGAAGATAATATTCATGCTGTTGCTAAAGCGTTAAATAAAGAATTAAAAGACTTAATGATAGTTATTCTAGATAAGCCAAGACATAAAGAATTAATAAAAGATTTACAAGAAATGGGAGTAAAAGTTTATGCACTACCTGATGGTGATGTTGCAGGATCAATACTTACTTGTATGATAGATTCAGATGTTGACATGCTTTATGGAATTGGTGGGGCTCCAGAAGGAGTAATATCTGCTGCTGTTATAAGGGCTCTAGGTGGAGATATGCAAGCAAGATTAAAACTTAGAAGTGAAGTTAAAGGTGCTTCTCTTGAAAATGATAAAATCTCTAAATTTGAGAAATTAAGATGTGAAGAACAAGGATTAAAAGTTGGAGAAATTTTAAAACTTGAAGACTTAGCAAAGGATGATGAAATAATTTTCTCAGCAACTGGTATCACTGGTGGAGATTTACTAGAAGGTGTAAAGAGAAAAGGAAGTATTGCTAGAACTCAAACTCTTGTGGTAAGAGGACTATCTAAAACTGTGAGATATATAAATTCTATACATAATTTAGATTTTAAAGATGAAAAAATTACTCATTTAGTTAAATAAAGAAGTAAGGAGGCTATTTTAGCCTCCTTATTTTCCATCTGCTTTTAAAGCTTTATAATTTACCTCAACATAACTTGAATCACTTACTAAAGTTTCTACAATTTGCCATTCTTGATATTCTTTCTTTCCTTGCTCATCACCTTTTTCAGCTAACTTTTTCCATTCTTCCATATTTTTATGAAGTTCATCTAATTTTTGTTGATTATTTTCTGCAATAGCAAAAATAGACTCTTTCTCTTTTTCAGGTAAAGTATAAGCTTTAGGTTTTCCACATGCAACTAATAAAAATACAACTGATAAAGCTAATAGAACTTTTTTCATTTTAATTCCTCCCTTTATTCAAGCCCAGCTTCTTTTCTTAATTGTCTTCTAATTTCTGCAACTTCTTCTTCTGAACGAACTTTTAAATCTTTATATTTTATAATAGCTCCTCCTGAAATTAGATAGTCAATTTTTTCTACATTTCTGTATAAATATCTTTTTTCTATCTCATCTTCTAAAGTACTTAAAATATTACAGTTTTCAGTATTATGAATAACTTCAACCAATTTATTATTAGATTGAAAAGGCTTTGCTACTTTATTTCCACCACCAAATAATCCCATAAAATCCTCTCCTTATAAAATTTATAATAAAAAATATTTTAATAATTTTCTTAATTATACCATATAAAAAAATAAATTGAAAAATTATACTTTTATAAAAAAGATATGATATATTATAAGTGTATTAAATAAATTTTTTAGGAGAATAATATGAAGTTTTATGATTTAACATTGAAAAAAGAAGTGGCAAGGGAATGTGCTTGGGGAGTAATGGGGACAATTACTAGAATAGAAAATAAAAAAGGTGAATCTCCTGTGTTAAGCTTAATAGAGAAGGAATTTTGGGAAGAAGTTAGAAAGATTCCAAGAATGACTTTTGAAGAAGTTGAAGCTTTGAATGTGAAGATTAATTTTATTATGAAAGTATTTTCTAAATTAGAGGAGATATAAAATGGAAAAAAATTATACTGATAAAGAGTTAGAACTTGTATTTGAAAAGATATTGAAAATGTATAAATCTAGTTATTCACCTAAAGAAAATCCAAAAGTTTTCTTATTAGGAGGACAACCTGGAGCAGGAAAAACAGGACTTGAAAATATGATTAATGCAAAAGATGAATATATATCTATAAGTGGTGATGATTTTAGAGAATATCATCCAAAATTTAAAGAAATTAATTTAGAACATGGAAGAGAAGCTTCAAAATATACTCAACAATGGTGTGGGGCAATAACAGAAAAACTAATAGAAGCGTTAGGAAAAGAAAAATATAATTTAATAATAGAAGGTACTTTAAGAACTGCAGAACTTCCTATAAAAGAAGCAACAAGATTTAAAAAATTAGGATATGAAGTTGGGTTAAATGTAGTTGCAGTTAAAGGAGAAAAATCTCGTTTAGGTACTGTACAACGATATGAAGAAATGATAAAACAAGGTAAAACTCCAAGAATGACTCCAAAAGAACATCATGATTTAGTAGTAAGTAGTATAGGAGATAATTTAGAAACTATATATAACTCTAAACTATTTGATGAGATAAGACTTTTTGATAGAGAAAACAATCTATTATATAGTTATAAAGAAACTCCTGATGTGAGTCCAAAAGATATTTTAGAGAAAGAATTTAGTCGTAAATGGGAAAAAGAAGAAATAGAAGAATATAACGAAAGATGGAATAATTTAATAAAAACAATGGAAAATAGAGGTGCCTCTGCTGAAGAAATTTCTAAAGTGATAATTGAAAAAGAAGAAAAAGTAGAATATTAGAATTAGTAAATATTTTAATATACCTTATGAAGAATAGAAAATAAAGAATTTTCATTAAAAATAAAAGGAGAGCATATAAATGAAAGAAAGTAAGTATGAAAATATGATATTTGTTCAAGGTGGAAAATATCAACCATCTTTTGCAGATGAAGAAAAAGAAGTATTTGATATAGAAGTATGTAAATATCCAACAACACAAAAGATGTGGACAGAAGTTATTGAAAATAATCTATCAGCCTTTAAAGGTGATAATAAACCAGTAGAAAGTGTAACTTGGTGGGAAGCATTAGAATATTGTAATAAATTAAGTGAAAAGTATGGTTTAGAGCCTGTTTATGATTTAAGTAAAAGTACACAAGGAATACTGATGATAAAAGAATTAGGAGGAGAAACAGTTTATCCAAATGTAGCAAACTTTAAAAATACAAAAGGTTTTAGATTACCAACAGAAGTGGAATGGGAATGGTTTGCTAGAGGAGGACAAATAGCTATAGAGGAAGGAACATTTGATTATACTTATTCAGGAAGTAATAATATTAATGAAGTAGCTTGGTATTATGAAAATTCAGGTGGTAACAAAGGTGCAACACAAGATGTAGGATTAAAGAAACCTAATCAATTAGGACTATATGATTGTAGTGGAAATATTTGGGAATGGTGTTATGATACAACTGAAAATATAGAAAATGGAAAATCATATACCTATAAGGCTTTTGATTCTTCTAATGTATATAGAAGACTTAAAGGGGGCTCTTGGTATGAGGATGCTAATGTTTGTACCGTTCTTTGCCGTAATTATGCTCATGCTATTGATGCTAATGATGTTGTTGGGTTCCGTCTTGTAAGAACTATTTAGTTTTTAGAAAATGCACTTCTTAGGAGAAGAATTTTCTCTAAATAAAGAGCATTAGTTATCAGTAAATGCGTTGAAGTTAAAATAAAACAGATAAAATTCAAAATATTGAAATTATCTGTTTTTATTTTTAAGAATCAGCAAGAAAAAATAATAAAATATTCAAAAATACATCTAAAAATTTTATAAAAAATGTTGTATAATATAAAAGAAATTTCAAAAATAGTAAATTTTATCTGAGTTTCTTAAAATTATTATACTAATATGAGGGTTTTAAAATTATAACAGAAAAGCATAAGATAGGAGGTTTAAAGCAAAAATTAGGGGTTGTGGAATTCCAATGTTCTTTTATAAGAAGAATATAGATTTCATAGAAATGGTAAGTTTGTAAAATTGTTCACCTTAAAATGAGGGAAAATTTTAAGTTTAATTTAATCAAAAAACTAAAAATGAAAAGAGAGAAGTGACATGAGAGAAAAGACTTATTATGAAAATGGAAATGTAAAAACTGAATATGAAAAAAATAACAATGAGCAATTTGAAGGGCTGTATAAAGAATACTATGAAAGTGGTCAAATAAAATTAGAATATAGCTATAGGTTGGGGAAATTAAATGGTAATTGTAAAGAATACTATGAAAATGGTAAATTAAAGTTAGAATACTATTGTAATGATGGAGAATTTGAAGGTTTATATAAAAAGTATTATCCTAATGGTGACTTAGAGAAAGAATATAATTATAAAAATGGAAAAATTGAAGAAGTAGATAAAAGATATACTTCTGATATGACTATTGATATGAATAAAAATCTTAAATTAGATAAAATACAAATAAGTGTACCAGAGTATAAAGAAATTAAGTATACTTCAGATAAAACAGAAAATGTAGTAGTTAATCAAGTACCTGAGTTAACTCCCCAAAAAGAAGATAAACTGGCATCTGAAAGAAATCAAAATAATAAAACTTCTAAGCTAAAATCTCAAGATAATGGAAATAAAAAACTATTACTTTTGATTCCAATAATGTTATTAGTATTAATAACAATACTTTATTTTGTTTTTTCAAAATTTAATAATAATAATTCTCAAGAAATTCCAGTAGAAAAATCTACAGATATTTCTCAAGCTCAACAAGAAGTGAAGCCAGTTATTGCTAAAAATAATAATGTAAATAATTATGTTCCTACAGCTGAAGATGCGAGATCTATAAATTATAGAACATACTATAATGATTACTATGATTATTCAATAGATTATCCTGATGATGAATACTTTGAAATCACAAAAACTTATGAAGATGGTGTAAAATGGCAAAATAATAATGGAGAAATTCTTATTTCGTTGACTTCTAATTGGAATCCAAATGGAGAAAGTTTACAGCAAGCATACGATAAAGCTGTTAGAGAAAAACCTAATGCAACATATAAGTTTTTAGGAAAAACATTTTTCACTATAACTTATGAGGATAATGGACTTTTAATATTTAGAAAAACTATGTATGATAAGAGTAGTAATAAGTATGTATATCTATATGTAAGTTTTCCACCAGAATATAAACCTTATATGACTCCTATAGTTGAAAGAATGGCTAATAGTATGAAAAAGTCAACAGTTACTGAAAATAATACTCTAACATCTAATATAACATATAGTAATTACTATAATAGTTACTATGGATATTCTATTGATTATCCTGCAAGCTCAGATTTTTATATTTCGTCAAATACTAATGATGGAATAGAAATAAAAAGTAATGATGAAAATGTGTATATGTTAGTAACATATGGCTATGATGACTATGGAGATAATCTTCAAGAAGCATATAATAGAGCAGTTTCAGACTATCCAAATGCTCCATATAAGTTCTTAGGAAAAACATTTTTTACTATAACTTATGAAGAAGATGGACTTTTAGTATTTAGAAAAACTGTATATGATAAAGTGAATAATGGATATATATATCTATATATAAGTTTTCCACCAGAATACAAAGAATATATGTCGCCTATTGTAGAAAAAATGGCTAATACTATGAAAAAAAGGTAAAGTAAGGAGATTAAATGAGTTCTGAGATATATGCAGTAATTGGAATATTCTTAATAATATATGTATCTTTCCGTTTATTAAAAGCACTAGGAAAAACTTTTTTAGGTTGTTTAACTTCAATATTTTGGACAATTATTATTGTATGGATATTTAACAGATTTTTTTATTAGTTTATTATAGAAAAGAGTTAGTTGCAAATACTAACTTTTTTTTTCTGAAATATGATATAATTAATTTGAGTTTTAATATATAATCACTAAAAATACAAAGAGGGGATTAAAATGGATAAAAAATACTTTGAATATATGGCAGAATTAGAACTTGAACCTGGTTTTACATTAAAAGAACTTAGAAAGAAATGGTTAGAATTATCAAAAAAATATCATCCTGATAAATATCAAACAAAGGATGAAAATACAATAAAATTTGTAGAAGAAAAAATAATAAAAATAAATGAAGCATATGAGTATTTAAAGGAAAACTTTGAAGAAAGCAAAGATAATAATACTACAGAACATGATTATAAAAAATATACTGATGATTTTTCTGATGGAAAATTTTGGTCTAAAATGAAAGAAGTAGCTAAAAAAATTGGTTTAAAAGCAACGAGTTATGCTTTAATTCTTTATTATGTACTTCAAAAGAAAGAAGTTCCTTTAGCAGATAAAATGTTAATAACAGGTTGCTTAGGATATTTTATACTTCCTTTAGATTTAGTTCCAGATCTAATTCCAGCTATGGGTTATAGTGATGATGTGGTTGGAATGCTTTTTGCAATAAAAAGATGTATGAACTATGTTGATGATGAAATAAAAGAAAATGTTTCCAATAGACTTGTTTCATGGTTTGATATAGACAGAGATTACATTGATACTTTATTAAAAGGTATCTAAAAGAAGTAGTTAGCTTTAATGCTAACTCTTTTATTTTGGAGTATAAAAAATATAAAAAGAGAGATGTAAAGGACACTTTAGCTTGTTAAAAGAAACTTAGTATAAATTCCTAATAAATTTGTACAAAAAATACAGGGAACTTATTTTTCTAAAAATATATAATTGTACTCCTATGGAAGTAAAATAAGGTAAAGATTTTAAAATTTTTACAATCAGTTTTTCATTGGTATTAAGAGTTTTATATAAATAAAAAAATTTTTAAAAAAATAAAAATTTTTTTTAAACTATTTTATAACTTTCACTGTCAAATAAGTATACAGATAAAAATTAATAAAATACCCCCTAATAATGAGTAGCATAAAATCGAAAAAATCGATTGTTATAGCTACTCATTTTTATTAAAAATTTTTATTAAATTTTTTAAACTTTTAAAACTGTTTGTAAGTCTAACACTACATAAAATTTAAATTTTAGTATTCTATATGTAAATAAATGAATGAATACTATTTTATAAGAAATGGAGGAGATATGTCAGCTAAAAATGCAGCAAAACTTGACCCTATTGAATCTCTATATCAAGCTAATTTATTAGGAGGAAATTTAGTACTTAGTTTCTCATCAAGTTTAGGTTCATCTGCTTCAAAAAATTTAAAAACTCAAAAATAGATATAATAATGGAAATGTTGAATTTAAAAGCTGGCTAGAAGCTCTTATAAATGAAAAAGATAGTGAGCTAAATGTATTGAAAGCTAAGTTTGAAATTATACAAGCTGAAAATAAAGTATATCAAGCTATGGGCGGAAAAGCAAAATAGGTGAGGTTAATGATAAAATTAGAAATTTTAAATCTTAATTCAGATGAATTAAAAATTTTTAAAAAGGATATGCAAGAAGCATTTCAAAAAGGTGCAGAGAGTGAATTTGAAAATTTAGACTTTGAAATTCTTCCAGAAGAAGATATAAATAAATCTCTTGAAACAAAAGGAGCTATTGCATATAAAGCTGTTATGAATAATGAAATTGTAGGTGGTGCTATTGTTGTTATTGATGAATTAACACAATATAATCATCTAGATTTTCTATATGTAAAATATGGTATTCAAGGTAAAGGAATAGGAAAATTTATTTGGAGTGAAATTGAAAAGAAACATCCTAACACAAAAGTTTGGGAAACAGTAACTCCTTATTTTGAAAAAAGAAATATACATTTTTATGTTAATTTATGTAAATTTTCTATTGTAGAATTTTTTTATCCTTCTCATGAAGAAGAGAGTACAGTAAATGATATGATGGGAAACGGTTACCTATTTCGTTTTGAAAAAGTGATGAAAAGATAGATTGTATGGTGGAAAAGGGATTGTTGAAAATATTTTATAACAATCCCTTTTTATTTATTAATTTCTATTTTTTAAATATTCAGCAATAGCTGCGACATCTTTATCTCCACGACCTGAAATATTTACAATTATAATTTTATCTTTATCAAGTTTTGGAGCTCTTTTAATAACTTCAGCTAGAGCATGAGAGCTTTCAATAGCTGGAATAATTCCTTCTTTTTTAGTTAAAAGTAGTAGAGCATTAACTGCTTCATCATCAGTTGCAGGCACATATTCAGCCCTTTTACTATCTCTTAGAAAAGCATGTTCTGGTCCAACACCTGGATAGTCTAAACCAGGAGATATTGAATAAACAGGTTT encodes:
- the def gene encoding peptide deformylase, which produces MVFEIRKYGDDILKQIAKEVELSEINDEFRKFLDDMVETMYETDGIGLAAPQVGVSKRIFVCDDGTGKIRKLINPIIEPLTEETQEFEEGCLSVPGIYKKVERPKKVMLKYINENGEAVEEIAEDLLAVVVQHENDHLNGILFVEKISPMAKRLIAKKLANMKKETKRIMEENE
- a CDS encoding FtsB family cell division protein; protein product: MSKRLGWLLLIMFLVLMTFNVTSQIKHNMSKKNSIQEEIKIVNKKIEETTANIAKYDRKIESLDDDFEKERVARNMFQMVKDDEVIYKYVEKDNNPNSIKEEK
- the glpX gene encoding class II fructose-bisphosphatase; amino-acid sequence: MKRELALEFARVTEAAALAAHKWVGRGKKESADQAGVDAMRTMLNRLAIDGEIVIGEGEIDEAPMLYIGEKVGLIYNEEEKDSATYVDPVDIAVDPVEGTRMTAQGQPNAITVLAVGKKGSFLKAPDMYMEKIIVGPEAKGKIDLSKPLEDNIHAVAKALNKELKDLMIVILDKPRHKELIKDLQEMGVKVYALPDGDVAGSILTCMIDSDVDMLYGIGGAPEGVISAAVIRALGGDMQARLKLRSEVKGASLENDKISKFEKLRCEEQGLKVGEILKLEDLAKDDEIIFSATGITGGDLLEGVKRKGSIARTQTLVVRGLSKTVRYINSIHNLDFKDEKITHLVK
- a CDS encoding zeta toxin family protein — translated: MEKNYTDKELELVFEKILKMYKSSYSPKENPKVFLLGGQPGAGKTGLENMINAKDEYISISGDDFREYHPKFKEINLEHGREASKYTQQWCGAITEKLIEALGKEKYNLIIEGTLRTAELPIKEATRFKKLGYEVGLNVVAVKGEKSRLGTVQRYEEMIKQGKTPRMTPKEHHDLVVSSIGDNLETIYNSKLFDEIRLFDRENNLLYSYKETPDVSPKDILEKEFSRKWEKEEIEEYNERWNNLIKTMENRGASAEEISKVIIEKEEKVEY
- a CDS encoding formylglycine-generating enzyme family protein encodes the protein MKESKYENMIFVQGGKYQPSFADEEKEVFDIEVCKYPTTQKMWTEVIENNLSAFKGDNKPVESVTWWEALEYCNKLSEKYGLEPVYDLSKSTQGILMIKELGGETVYPNVANFKNTKGFRLPTEVEWEWFARGGQIAIEEGTFDYTYSGSNNINEVAWYYENSGGNKGATQDVGLKKPNQLGLYDCSGNIWEWCYDTTENIENGKSYTYKAFDSSNVYRRLKGGSWYEDANVCTVLCRNYAHAIDANDVVGFRLVRTI
- a CDS encoding toxin-antitoxin system YwqK family antitoxin, whose amino-acid sequence is MREKTYYENGNVKTEYEKNNNEQFEGLYKEYYESGQIKLEYSYRLGKLNGNCKEYYENGKLKLEYYCNDGEFEGLYKKYYPNGDLEKEYNYKNGKIEEVDKRYTSDMTIDMNKNLKLDKIQISVPEYKEIKYTSDKTENVVVNQVPELTPQKEDKLASERNQNNKTSKLKSQDNGNKKLLLLIPIMLLVLITILYFVFSKFNNNNSQEIPVEKSTDISQAQQEVKPVIAKNNNVNNYVPTAEDARSINYRTYYNDYYDYSIDYPDDEYFEITKTYEDGVKWQNNNGEILISLTSNWNPNGESLQQAYDKAVREKPNATYKFLGKTFFTITYEDNGLLIFRKTMYDKSSNKYVYLYVSFPPEYKPYMTPIVERMANSMKKSTVTENNTLTSNITYSNYYNSYYGYSIDYPASSDFYISSNTNDGIEIKSNDENVYMLVTYGYDDYGDNLQEAYNRAVSDYPNAPYKFLGKTFFTITYEEDGLLVFRKTVYDKVNNGYIYLYISFPPEYKEYMSPIVEKMANTMKKR
- a CDS encoding DUF1232 domain-containing protein → MDKKYFEYMAELELEPGFTLKELRKKWLELSKKYHPDKYQTKDENTIKFVEEKIIKINEAYEYLKENFEESKDNNTTEHDYKKYTDDFSDGKFWSKMKEVAKKIGLKATSYALILYYVLQKKEVPLADKMLITGCLGYFILPLDLVPDLIPAMGYSDDVVGMLFAIKRCMNYVDDEIKENVSNRLVSWFDIDRDYIDTLLKGI
- a CDS encoding channel protein TolC — encoded protein: MSAKNAAKLDPIESLYQANLLGGNLVLSFSSSLGSSASKNLKTQK
- a CDS encoding GNAT family N-acetyltransferase, whose protein sequence is MIKLEILNLNSDELKIFKKDMQEAFQKGAESEFENLDFEILPEEDINKSLETKGAIAYKAVMNNEIVGGAIVVIDELTQYNHLDFLYVKYGIQGKGIGKFIWSEIEKKHPNTKVWETVTPYFEKRNIHFYVNLCKFSIVEFFYPSHEEESTVNDMMGNGYLFRFEKVMKR